Proteins encoded within one genomic window of Legionella sp. PC997:
- the icmJ gene encoding type IVB secretion system protein IcmJDotN has protein sequence MAVNLEQNKLKLMATPGSWRLYSARKVDERFKSFEQKVFQRDRYTCRFCGFQARLFQEVVNIDNNYANNKLDNLVTSCCFCAQCFFVESVGVGGYGGGTLIYLPELTQAELNSICHVLFCAITNDTGYKSSAQNIYRAFKFRSQLVEEKFGEGTSDPAIFGQLMIDAGVNDEERRAQLFKDILLLPSRAKFRKQIEKWAASALEEISS, from the coding sequence ATGGCAGTTAATCTAGAACAAAACAAATTAAAATTAATGGCTACGCCAGGTTCATGGCGTTTGTATTCAGCCAGAAAGGTAGACGAGCGATTCAAGTCGTTCGAGCAAAAAGTATTTCAAAGAGATAGGTATACGTGTAGGTTTTGTGGATTTCAAGCACGCTTATTTCAAGAAGTGGTAAATATTGATAATAATTATGCTAACAACAAATTAGATAACTTGGTTACCTCATGTTGTTTCTGTGCCCAGTGCTTTTTTGTTGAATCTGTTGGCGTGGGGGGATATGGTGGAGGTACCTTAATCTATCTTCCTGAGTTAACCCAAGCTGAGTTGAATAGCATATGTCATGTACTATTTTGTGCGATCACTAATGATACGGGGTATAAATCCAGTGCACAAAATATTTATCGAGCTTTCAAGTTTCGTTCTCAACTCGTGGAAGAAAAATTTGGTGAAGGAACTAGCGACCCTGCAATATTCGGTCAGTTAATGATTGATGCAGGTGTAAATGACGAAGAGCGAAGAGCTCAATTATTTAAAGATATACTTCTATTGCCATCAAGGGCCAAATTTCGTAAACAAATTGAAAAATGGGCTGCAAGTGCATTAGAAGAAATTTCAAGTTAA
- a CDS encoding type IV secretion protein IcmD gives MKSKVISKSSYKYWLGSFICLSLLALVSPEAAAGGGMSVGKMASTITGSFENLTKLITAGSYLAGLGFSIGAIMKFKQHKDNPTQIPIGTPIALVFIAAALLFLPSILGVTGVTMFGGSGGQTAGPSGTVYTSGG, from the coding sequence GTGAAGAGTAAAGTCATTAGTAAATCTAGCTACAAATATTGGTTAGGCAGTTTTATTTGTTTAAGTTTATTGGCTTTGGTAAGTCCAGAGGCCGCAGCAGGAGGCGGGATGTCTGTAGGAAAGATGGCCTCAACGATTACTGGGTCATTTGAGAATTTGACCAAATTAATCACTGCAGGTTCTTATCTGGCTGGATTGGGATTCTCAATCGGTGCTATTATGAAATTTAAACAACATAAAGATAACCCCACCCAGATTCCAATAGGTACACCAATTGCTTTGGTATTTATCGCTGCGGCGTTATTATTCCTTCCTTCTATTCTAGGGGTAACCGGAGTAACAATGTTCGGCGGTAGTGGTGGTCAAACTGCAGGCCCAAGCGGAACAGTTTATACAAGCGGCGGCTAA
- a CDS encoding type IV secretion protein IcmC: MADTCTGGSVACWISGQVNILNNIANSLIPVERLITGGAYLIGCAFLFKAVYSLKTYGEARTMMSSNTSMKEPIVYLFVGALFIYFPSAFSTLMVSTFGYQNVLQYAPTGGNNTTLDTLFGSGSVVGRPLTIIIQVIGLVAFVRGWVLIARSASQGQPPGGTGKGLVHVFGGILAINIVGTIEMINNTLYGTS; this comes from the coding sequence ATGGCTGATACATGTACGGGCGGAAGTGTAGCTTGCTGGATATCAGGTCAAGTTAATATATTAAATAATATTGCAAATTCGCTGATTCCTGTAGAGCGTCTTATTACCGGAGGTGCGTATCTGATTGGTTGTGCTTTTTTGTTCAAAGCAGTCTATAGTTTAAAGACATATGGTGAAGCTCGTACGATGATGTCCAGTAATACGAGTATGAAAGAACCGATTGTATATCTATTTGTTGGCGCGTTATTTATTTATTTTCCATCGGCTTTTTCAACATTAATGGTGAGTACTTTTGGTTATCAAAATGTTCTCCAGTATGCTCCAACCGGAGGTAATAATACGACACTTGATACCTTATTCGGTTCTGGAAGTGTTGTGGGAAGACCCTTGACAATTATTATTCAGGTCATCGGTTTAGTTGCCTTCGTAAGAGGATGGGTGTTGATTGCCCGCTCTGCTTCGCAGGGACAACCACCAGGAGGAACAGGAAAAGGTTTAGTTCACGTGTTTGGAGGGATATTAGCGATTAACATTGTAGGTACAATTGAGATGATTAATAATACTTTATATGGGACATCGTGA
- the icmG gene encoding type IVB secretion system protein IcmG/DotF: MADNDQNDEYKFEELDSLENESLDTSEFDTKSSAPARPGGMGPQKNIKRNALIAVGVIVFAMLMYKFIGGMFSKSPPPPKESITPAPIAEITPPPAPPVTEIPQEPIQPVVQEPSPQTSALQESNAALQQKVASIEASQQSVQSEVSSMNQQVGNVNNNVNALNAQITKLNQMITDLNNQVVKQSEVINVLIERTKPKPVKRVVRIQHVAPQINYYINAVIPGRAWLIGTNGSTLTVREGTKIAGYGTVKLIDSMQGRVLTSSGRVIRFSQEDS, from the coding sequence ATGGCAGATAATGATCAAAACGATGAATATAAATTCGAAGAATTAGATTCTCTTGAGAATGAATCATTAGATACTTCAGAGTTTGATACAAAAAGCTCTGCTCCCGCACGTCCAGGAGGAATGGGGCCTCAAAAGAATATCAAACGAAATGCTTTAATTGCGGTAGGTGTTATTGTTTTTGCGATGTTGATGTATAAATTTATCGGTGGGATGTTTTCTAAAAGCCCTCCCCCTCCTAAGGAAAGTATAACGCCTGCTCCTATAGCAGAAATCACACCGCCTCCGGCTCCACCGGTGACTGAGATTCCACAGGAACCTATTCAACCAGTAGTACAAGAGCCATCTCCGCAAACCTCGGCGCTCCAAGAGAGCAATGCAGCGCTACAGCAAAAAGTAGCATCTATTGAGGCCAGTCAACAATCGGTTCAATCCGAGGTTAGTTCAATGAACCAGCAAGTGGGGAATGTTAATAATAATGTCAATGCATTGAATGCCCAGATTACCAAACTGAATCAAATGATTACCGATTTAAATAATCAGGTTGTCAAACAATCAGAAGTAATTAACGTATTAATAGAACGTACAAAACCTAAACCTGTAAAGCGAGTAGTGCGTATTCAACACGTGGCCCCACAAATAAATTATTATATAAATGCAGTAATTCCTGGTCGGGCTTGGCTAATTGGCACAAATGGTTCTACACTTACAGTAAGAGAAGGGACAAAAATCGCAGGATATGGGACTGTTAAGCTTATTGACTCGATGCAGGGTAGGGTCTTAACCAGTTCAGGGCGAGTAATCAGATTTAGTCAAGAAGATAGTTGA
- a CDS encoding DotH/IcmK family type IV secretion protein produces MKKLNWFLKFCLLSGIAYGVPGSSYAQDQSDSAQQALQQLRLLQQRLAQNQPAAQNQLAGQNPPAGPNQPLGQNPASAPSPEANIPIPLANNIYKPPAPTAPPPPNNNSNAPEVITRNDEEIIDNKAYKDMTKSLYPLNTGQIVHLKQLNETMEYAKASPVGTPPKPTATSQFVNLSPGSTPPVIRLAQGFVSSLVFLDSSGAPWPIAAYDLGDPNSFNIQWDKTSNTIMIQALKLYNYGNLAVRLRGLNTPVMLTLIPGQKAVDYRVDLRVQGYGPNAKSMPLETGIPPSASELLLHVLDGVPPPGSKRLSITGGDARAWLANDRMYVRTNLTILSPGWLASMTSADGTHAYEMQKSPVLLVSWHGKVMQLKVEGL; encoded by the coding sequence ATGAAAAAGCTGAACTGGTTTTTAAAGTTTTGTTTGCTTTCCGGAATAGCTTATGGGGTTCCTGGTTCTTCTTATGCGCAGGATCAGTCTGATAGTGCGCAACAGGCATTACAACAGTTGCGTTTATTGCAGCAGCGTTTAGCACAAAATCAGCCCGCAGCACAAAATCAGCTAGCAGGGCAGAACCCTCCTGCAGGACCAAATCAGCCTCTTGGCCAAAATCCAGCTTCAGCACCAAGCCCAGAAGCAAATATTCCTATTCCTCTAGCGAATAATATTTATAAACCCCCGGCACCCACTGCTCCACCCCCTCCTAACAATAATTCTAATGCTCCAGAGGTCATCACTCGCAATGATGAGGAGATTATTGATAATAAAGCCTATAAGGATATGACAAAAAGCCTTTATCCCTTGAATACAGGACAAATTGTTCATTTAAAACAATTAAATGAGACTATGGAGTATGCAAAAGCTTCACCGGTAGGTACACCACCAAAACCTACCGCAACTTCTCAATTTGTGAATTTATCTCCAGGCTCTACCCCACCTGTCATTCGTTTGGCGCAAGGATTTGTTTCTTCCTTAGTTTTTCTTGATTCATCAGGAGCCCCATGGCCAATTGCTGCTTATGATTTAGGGGACCCAAACTCATTTAATATTCAATGGGATAAAACAAGCAATACAATAATGATTCAAGCACTAAAATTATACAATTATGGTAATTTGGCCGTCCGTTTGAGAGGTTTGAATACTCCGGTGATGTTGACCCTTATACCGGGTCAAAAAGCTGTTGATTACCGAGTTGATTTGCGTGTGCAAGGTTATGGACCAAATGCTAAAAGCATGCCCCTAGAAACAGGGATTCCGCCCTCAGCAAGTGAATTGCTTCTTCATGTTTTAGATGGTGTACCACCTCCTGGAAGTAAACGATTAAGTATCACCGGAGGAGATGCGCGGGCTTGGTTAGCTAACGACAGAATGTATGTTAGAACAAATCTTACTATATTGTCGCCGGGCTGGTTAGCAAGTATGACCAGCGCAGATGGGACGCATGCTTATGAAATGCAAAAATCTCCGGTGTTATTAGTTTCCTGGCATGGGAAGGTCATGCAGCTCAAGGTAGAAGGGTTATAA
- a CDS encoding type IVB secretion system apparatus protein IcmL/DotI, which translates to MAEDALTVVALRNKFYKDSQRKVMLALLIALIVNIVLASLLVYMITHPPAPKYFATSINGRITPLFPLNEPNQSDSAVLQWANQAAIAAFTYNFVNYRDELQASSGFFTPEGWDQFLSALQQSNNLDAVKAKKLIVSAVATRAPIILQKGVLNGSFSWRVQMPILVTYQSASEFTQQNNVVTMLITRVSTLNSPRGIGISQFVVGPAAGGVS; encoded by the coding sequence ATGGCTGAAGATGCCTTGACAGTTGTCGCACTAAGAAACAAATTTTATAAAGACAGCCAGCGTAAAGTAATGCTTGCATTGTTAATAGCTCTTATTGTCAATATAGTTCTAGCTTCATTATTGGTATATATGATTACTCATCCGCCAGCGCCCAAGTATTTTGCGACGAGTATAAATGGTCGTATAACACCACTTTTTCCTTTAAATGAACCAAACCAATCCGATTCTGCAGTATTACAATGGGCAAACCAAGCTGCTATTGCAGCATTTACTTATAATTTCGTGAATTATAGAGATGAACTACAGGCTTCATCTGGGTTTTTTACACCTGAAGGTTGGGATCAATTTTTAAGCGCTTTACAACAATCAAATAATCTGGATGCAGTTAAAGCTAAAAAGCTGATTGTTTCGGCTGTCGCAACCCGCGCTCCCATTATCTTACAAAAAGGTGTATTAAATGGCAGTTTTTCTTGGCGAGTACAAATGCCAATATTAGTAACCTATCAGAGTGCCAGTGAGTTTACGCAACAGAATAATGTAGTTACTATGCTGATTACACGTGTATCTACTTTGAATTCCCCTAGAGGAATAGGTATATCGCAATTTGTTGTAGGACCTGCCGCGGGTGGAGTGTCTTAA
- the icmM gene encoding type IVB secretion system protein IcmM/DotJ → MSRNTWELIKNSKNFYVLSFRRGLITLIISSIVNCIFGVLIAYLHLTEPERDYYATSGIAPPIQLQPLLAPNYTPNALLPPDPPAESEDKLIPQ, encoded by the coding sequence ATGAGTCGTAACACTTGGGAATTGATAAAAAATAGTAAAAATTTCTATGTTCTCTCCTTTAGACGTGGATTAATTACTTTAATTATCTCTTCAATAGTGAATTGCATTTTTGGAGTTTTGATCGCTTACCTTCATTTAACAGAACCTGAGCGGGATTATTATGCAACGAGTGGAATAGCTCCCCCTATTCAGTTGCAACCTCTTTTGGCTCCGAATTATACACCTAATGCGTTACTTCCTCCTGATCCACCAGCGGAGAGTGAGGATAAATTGATACCACAATAA
- the icmN gene encoding type IVB secretion system protein IcmN/DotK, whose product MRSVRINLIQAVGLVVLLTLTACKGDYWALDKEEPKYPCKVLGACDATIMKLAKKLNKRGVKVITIGQDYMISIPANYLFEPETPRLKWKSYPLLNEIAVFLKQFRKIAINVASYSNKYVSPQREHALTLARSRVVSEYLWSQGVDSRFIFTQGLGSDKPIIGFTKGGDNSINARVEITFRRAVA is encoded by the coding sequence GTGAGATCAGTACGTATTAATCTAATTCAGGCTGTTGGATTGGTTGTCTTATTGACGTTGACCGCCTGCAAAGGTGACTATTGGGCACTGGATAAAGAGGAGCCTAAATATCCATGTAAGGTCCTTGGTGCCTGTGATGCTACCATCATGAAACTCGCTAAAAAATTAAATAAAAGAGGGGTAAAAGTAATTACAATTGGTCAGGATTATATGATCAGTATTCCTGCTAATTATTTGTTTGAACCCGAAACACCGCGTTTAAAATGGAAGTCCTACCCATTACTCAATGAAATTGCTGTATTCCTGAAACAGTTTCGAAAAATTGCAATTAATGTGGCGAGTTACAGTAACAAATATGTCTCTCCACAAAGAGAACACGCGTTGACTTTAGCTCGATCGCGAGTTGTTAGTGAATACCTTTGGTCTCAGGGGGTAGATAGCCGTTTTATCTTTACACAAGGTTTGGGTAGTGATAAACCTATTATTGGGTTTACTAAGGGTGGTGATAATTCAATTAATGCAAGGGTAGAGATAACATTTAGACGAGCTGTGGCATAG
- a CDS encoding TraM recognition domain-containing protein, with protein MMRGIESRHELDPTLLLRDTRTLTQRLADFFADPTNISIILFTLAAMSYYFSEAATFLMLVGAGSFLYSYTRKQKLPFRLPLISRVKDFNDMKPGVNKPNMARGIAFFGNDRKTGHELWFANDDMRTHALIFGSTGSGKTECLVSLAFNALVQGSGFIYVDGKGDNSLYAKVFSMVRSMGREDDLLLINFMTGARDIIGPQERRLSNTFNPFSQGSSSMLTQLVVSLMGDSKGGGDGDMWKGRAIAFVEALMRLLVYMRDEGAILLDADTIRNYFDLNRLEVIVVDKIFPRDNQESVNIEQIPKLVTDPLRNYLGTLPGYNKEKKGKQVSQVLEQHGFITMQLVRAFSSLADTYGHIVRTNLAEVDFKDVVLNRRILVVLLPALEKSPDELSNLGKIIVSSLKAMMAAGLGEDVEGDYRDVILRKPTNAPTPYMCILDEYGYYAVQGFAVVPAQARSLGFSAIFAGQDLPAFQKASKEEAASIGANTNIKICMKLEDPTETWDFFTKTAGEAYVTKVDSFQAKDTSIANTYMDSKSSSFEKRARVDLLDLKEQTEGEAHIFFKSKIVRARMFYANPKPVKKLKLNQFLKVEAPPDDYLMKLQKQLTSFQAILESGDLSINKTAESEEITLISKLLRESPIEEPIERGVSALIAFHGHNEPEPVEDLIEEEVEGALTIFSPLRVNEGAPPILVSDKAAFSESLLPINETRNQMMNIERLAGAKDKYAGTVANELIKDFQLATSYPPEERDFIAPDELTDLVRSLSEKIATEREKAAKKSEEE; from the coding sequence ATGATGCGTGGTATCGAATCACGTCATGAGTTAGATCCCACCCTTTTACTTAGGGATACGCGGACTTTGACGCAGAGATTAGCGGATTTTTTCGCTGATCCAACTAATATCTCGATTATACTTTTTACTCTAGCAGCGATGTCTTATTATTTTTCCGAGGCCGCAACTTTCTTAATGCTTGTAGGTGCTGGAAGTTTTCTTTACAGTTATACTCGGAAACAAAAATTACCATTCCGACTTCCTCTAATTTCTAGAGTAAAAGATTTCAACGATATGAAGCCAGGTGTTAACAAGCCTAATATGGCTCGTGGCATCGCTTTTTTTGGTAACGATCGAAAAACAGGCCATGAATTATGGTTTGCTAATGATGATATGCGTACCCATGCATTAATCTTCGGTTCAACCGGTAGCGGTAAAACAGAATGTTTGGTTTCTCTTGCTTTTAATGCTTTAGTCCAAGGCAGTGGTTTCATTTATGTGGACGGCAAAGGGGATAACTCACTTTATGCAAAAGTTTTTTCCATGGTCCGGAGCATGGGGCGTGAAGACGATTTGCTTCTAATCAACTTTATGACTGGGGCCCGCGACATTATTGGTCCTCAAGAACGAAGACTGTCTAATACATTTAATCCTTTTTCTCAAGGTTCTTCCAGTATGTTAACCCAACTTGTAGTAAGTTTAATGGGTGACTCAAAAGGAGGCGGAGATGGAGACATGTGGAAGGGTCGTGCGATTGCCTTCGTAGAAGCTTTGATGCGGCTTCTAGTCTATATGCGTGATGAAGGTGCCATACTCTTGGATGCGGATACTATCCGTAACTATTTTGATTTAAACCGGTTAGAAGTCATCGTTGTTGATAAAATCTTCCCACGTGATAATCAAGAAAGTGTGAATATCGAACAAATACCAAAACTGGTTACCGACCCTTTACGTAACTATTTAGGAACCTTGCCAGGTTACAATAAAGAGAAAAAAGGAAAGCAAGTATCCCAGGTTTTGGAACAACATGGTTTTATTACCATGCAGTTGGTTAGAGCGTTTTCATCATTGGCGGATACGTATGGACATATTGTTCGTACGAACTTGGCTGAGGTAGATTTCAAGGACGTGGTATTAAATCGTAGGATTCTGGTTGTATTATTGCCCGCTTTAGAAAAATCTCCAGATGAGTTGTCTAACCTTGGAAAGATTATTGTTTCTTCATTAAAAGCAATGATGGCTGCAGGTTTAGGAGAAGACGTTGAAGGGGATTATCGAGATGTGATCTTGAGAAAGCCCACGAATGCACCTACACCTTATATGTGCATTTTGGATGAGTATGGGTATTATGCAGTTCAGGGCTTTGCAGTTGTCCCTGCACAAGCGCGTTCTCTGGGATTCTCTGCAATTTTCGCAGGGCAAGATTTACCTGCATTCCAAAAGGCGTCTAAAGAAGAAGCTGCATCAATCGGTGCAAACACGAACATCAAAATATGTATGAAATTAGAAGATCCAACAGAAACATGGGATTTCTTCACCAAAACAGCAGGGGAAGCCTATGTGACTAAAGTGGATTCGTTCCAGGCTAAAGATACCAGCATAGCAAATACCTATATGGACAGTAAAAGTTCTTCTTTTGAAAAGAGAGCACGTGTAGATCTTTTGGATTTAAAAGAACAAACAGAAGGTGAGGCACATATATTCTTCAAGTCAAAAATTGTTCGTGCCCGTATGTTTTATGCGAATCCAAAACCTGTGAAGAAATTGAAACTAAATCAATTTTTGAAAGTTGAAGCGCCACCCGACGACTATTTAATGAAGTTACAAAAACAATTGACTTCTTTTCAGGCTATATTGGAAAGCGGGGATTTATCAATTAACAAAACTGCAGAAAGTGAAGAAATTACGCTTATTTCTAAGTTGTTACGAGAATCTCCCATAGAAGAGCCAATAGAGCGAGGTGTCTCTGCTTTGATTGCATTTCATGGTCATAATGAACCTGAGCCTGTCGAAGATCTAATTGAAGAAGAAGTCGAAGGTGCATTAACAATATTTAGCCCACTACGAGTAAACGAAGGTGCGCCTCCGATATTGGTTAGTGATAAAGCTGCATTCTCTGAGTCTTTACTGCCCATTAATGAAACACGTAACCAGATGATGAATATTGAGCGTTTGGCTGGAGCTAAAGATAAATATGCAGGCACAGTAGCAAATGAATTGATTAAGGATTTCCAATTGGCTACCAGCTATCCGCCTGAGGAGAGAGATTTCATTGCTCCAGATGAGTTAACCGATCTGGTTAGATCATTATCAGAAAAAATTGCTACGGAACGTGAAAAAGCAGCGAAAAAAAGTGAAGAAGAGTAA
- the icmP gene encoding type IVB secretion system coupling complex protein DotM/IcmP has product MAQQPQQQGQDSGMGPIWVMVLLFITVFLIWKMGHQYIVMVVFQINIWQAKLVNLFVHSEQLASLIQIMQTIDPNAVNWEQLVDTTRAVGDFMRYPVVLVLLVLAVLLYQSNITLKFRKIYDMKKLREQEQFNWPAIMPIVKEDLVEQDINKGPWAMALTPMEFARKYNLLKKEDVLLDNPVPGQEMTAGIRRGDAKRVFTLQLGPYWDGFEHCSPQAYALAAVFLARINRDRDAANNILTTLDRTYVAGKLDYSVARPTIEKYKNTEIIQEVVTKHAYTLSVMASLLEKARDDGVVPSSEFLWLRPVDRRLWYMLNCVGRQTPFSEVAGPYAHWKAEKEMGRRSLVPMIDEAIKALEIAIKEVKLTPRQMQELEP; this is encoded by the coding sequence ATGGCACAACAACCGCAACAACAAGGTCAAGATAGTGGCATGGGTCCAATATGGGTCATGGTACTGTTGTTTATTACTGTGTTTCTGATATGGAAAATGGGACATCAGTATATTGTGATGGTTGTTTTTCAAATTAATATTTGGCAAGCAAAACTAGTTAATCTTTTTGTTCATAGTGAGCAACTAGCAAGCTTGATTCAAATCATGCAAACTATTGATCCCAATGCAGTGAATTGGGAACAACTCGTAGATACTACACGTGCTGTGGGCGACTTCATGCGTTATCCTGTAGTTCTTGTATTACTTGTTTTGGCAGTTCTTTTGTATCAGTCCAATATTACTCTTAAGTTTCGCAAAATTTATGATATGAAAAAATTACGTGAGCAAGAGCAATTTAACTGGCCTGCAATTATGCCTATTGTTAAAGAAGATTTAGTCGAGCAAGATATAAATAAAGGTCCTTGGGCCATGGCTCTAACACCCATGGAATTTGCGCGCAAATACAATTTGTTAAAAAAAGAAGATGTATTATTAGACAATCCTGTACCTGGCCAGGAGATGACCGCAGGGATTCGAAGAGGGGATGCGAAACGAGTTTTTACCCTACAATTAGGCCCGTATTGGGATGGTTTTGAACATTGTTCACCACAAGCTTACGCGTTAGCTGCTGTTTTCCTTGCTCGTATTAATCGAGATAGAGATGCTGCAAATAATATTTTAACAACTTTAGATAGAACTTATGTTGCAGGAAAACTTGACTATTCTGTTGCTAGACCCACAATAGAAAAATATAAAAACACAGAAATTATACAGGAAGTTGTTACAAAACACGCCTATACTTTAAGTGTAATGGCTTCATTACTAGAAAAAGCCCGGGATGATGGGGTTGTTCCGAGCTCGGAATTTTTATGGTTAAGACCGGTTGATAGACGTTTATGGTATATGCTCAATTGTGTTGGTAGACAAACACCTTTTTCAGAAGTTGCAGGCCCGTACGCTCACTGGAAAGCTGAGAAAGAAATGGGCCGGCGTTCTTTGGTACCAATGATAGATGAGGCGATTAAAGCTTTGGAAATAGCCATAAAAGAAGTTAAGTTAACACCCCGACAAATGCAGGAGTTAGAGCCATGA
- the icmQ gene encoding Dot/Icm secretion system protein IcmQ translates to MKKETFTEEHNDAILKALDYAIQNGPWDKSNFLRSIGNRLVGIRDNFAKKINARSQAQLRSDAHLANRLALRSGQQEVFVSLYSSDGSNLSSWERIIANLPRQMISRPIYTNEEQVVAIIKSKENKQNEAYVAIYINKTDIISLAPDKILYDRLGSPLLTLKDRSLDVENITRFVHLTGVYKYSRGRLIKEQ, encoded by the coding sequence ATGAAAAAAGAAACGTTTACCGAAGAGCATAATGACGCGATTCTTAAAGCATTGGATTATGCGATTCAAAATGGGCCTTGGGATAAGTCAAATTTTCTGAGGTCAATTGGTAATCGCTTAGTTGGAATTCGCGATAATTTTGCTAAGAAAATTAATGCGCGTAGCCAAGCGCAACTTCGCTCTGATGCTCATTTAGCAAATCGCCTTGCTTTACGAAGCGGTCAGCAGGAAGTTTTTGTTTCTTTATACTCATCGGATGGTTCTAATCTTTCATCCTGGGAAAGGATAATTGCCAACTTGCCGCGTCAAATGATTTCTCGTCCAATCTACACTAATGAAGAACAAGTAGTCGCCATAATTAAATCAAAAGAGAATAAGCAGAACGAGGCGTATGTTGCGATTTACATTAATAAAACTGATATTATTTCTCTTGCTCCTGATAAAATCTTATATGATAGATTAGGTAGTCCATTGCTCACGTTAAAAGATAGATCTTTAGACGTAGAAAATATTACTCGTTTTGTTCATCTAACGGGTGTTTATAAATATTCACGTGGTCGTTTGATTAAAGAACAGTGA
- a CDS encoding type IV secretion IcmS family protein produces the protein MERDISKCMSVIAASLNAKFYLNDRFVSYDEVFVDTGLLPAIAKRADQLCSLCLGYGLGATFDEAEGALLGLRVIFDEVTPNVLRLLCMTDVLNELIQGGPSRDYTPLDELMYD, from the coding sequence ATGGAACGAGATATTAGTAAATGCATGTCAGTTATTGCAGCCAGTTTAAATGCAAAATTTTATCTTAACGATCGATTTGTGAGTTATGATGAGGTTTTTGTAGATACAGGGTTATTACCCGCTATTGCAAAACGGGCGGATCAATTGTGCTCCCTATGTCTTGGTTATGGATTAGGAGCGACATTTGATGAGGCCGAAGGTGCTTTGTTAGGACTCCGAGTGATTTTTGATGAGGTAACACCGAATGTTTTACGTTTGTTGTGTATGACCGACGTATTAAATGAGTTAATTCAAGGGGGGCCCAGTCGTGATTATACCCCTTTGGATGAGTTGATGTACGACTAG
- the icmT gene encoding IcmT/TraK family protein gives MAGFAETAHWRDSARSARFFIVDARAAFPIFLFLMHIRIWTGVLVLISAVFFGIIEHYGFTVPVFLRWIRSVLAGSLKSSKPWWR, from the coding sequence ATGGCTGGATTTGCTGAAACTGCACATTGGAGAGATTCTGCGCGAAGTGCCCGATTTTTTATAGTTGATGCTCGAGCAGCTTTCCCTATTTTTTTATTTTTAATGCACATTAGGATTTGGACAGGGGTTTTGGTTTTAATCTCTGCAGTGTTTTTTGGCATTATTGAGCATTACGGTTTTACAGTTCCTGTTTTTTTAAGGTGGATAAGAAGCGTTTTGGCCGGCTCCCTTAAATCTTCAAAACCGTGGTGGCGATAA
- a CDS encoding cold-shock protein, with amino-acid sequence MAKGEVKWFNNAKGWGFIIPENGGDDIFVHFSSIHGTGYKTLVPGQTVNYDVEQGDKGLHAANVIVLSENANTEMA; translated from the coding sequence ATGGCTAAAGGTGAAGTTAAATGGTTTAATAACGCCAAAGGTTGGGGGTTTATTATTCCAGAAAATGGCGGCGACGATATTTTTGTTCATTTCTCGTCGATTCATGGCACAGGCTACAAAACATTAGTTCCCGGGCAAACAGTCAATTACGATGTAGAACAAGGGGATAAAGGTTTGCATGCAGCTAATGTAATAGTACTTAGTGAAAATGCTAATACTGAAATGGCTTAA